A stretch of the Gammaproteobacteria bacterium genome encodes the following:
- a CDS encoding EAL domain-containing protein translates to MRAVGIKLLVDDFGTGHSSLSLINRLDMDVLTVD, encoded by the coding sequence ATAAGAGCGGTAGGAATTAAGTTGCTGGTCGATGATTTCGGTACCGGTCATTCGTCGCTCTCCCTGATCAATCGACTCGATATGGATGTGCTCACGGTCGACC